A section of the Humulus lupulus chromosome 2, drHumLupu1.1, whole genome shotgun sequence genome encodes:
- the LOC133815315 gene encoding uncharacterized protein LOC133815315 encodes MEIEDIRLNYVFKNKTDLKHTLAKIAIKKHFQYRIQKSCSEAFWAKCIDENCGWYVHARSSKVSDYFRVIKYHKHHTGSLNRINFENRQASAKVISSYFKENFRDPGSTYRPRKIIRDMRDEHGLANPGTITRVCKDEENRFKYMFIAFGASLDGWKQCRPVIVVDGTFLKTKCGGTLYAAYVKDGNNQNFPLAFGIGDLENDNAWIWFFTRLKEAIGDRENLCIVSDRHKSIKNAVEQVYPGVYHGVCLYHLKQNLRTKFRGLHAHAIFETASRAYSAQEYYSAMAELQKISPKMTTYLLEAKPEKWARPFFPTKRYNILTSNIAESINATIVHARELPITSLIEAIREMLQRWFSTRKEATINQFVEVTKWANDEMEIKLDVAFRMKVDAIDAMKSSVTYGDRLFVVDLEQHMCTCNEFQLEGIPCAHAIATIESKYLDKYKFCSNWYKNSVLKETYARLINPLPDKVDWSVPDEIIGDSMKAPKFKSKDYKDAMLYIFVALWTCG; translated from the exons ATGGAGATTGAAGACATAAGACTCAATTATGTTTTCAAGAATAAGACTGATCTAAAACAtacacttgcgaaaatagccatcaagaaacACTTTCAGTACAGAATTCAAAAATCATGTTCAGAAGCATTTTGGGCAAAATGCATAGATGAGAATTGTGGCTGGTATGTACATGCAAGAAGCTCAAAAGTATCAGACTACTTTCGAGTTATCAAATACCATAAACACCACACAGGCTCCTTAAATcgcataaattttgaaaatagacaaGCAAGTGCAAAAGTCATCAGTAGTTACTTCAAAGAGAATTTTCGTGACCCAGGATCAACCTATCGACCAAGGAAAATAATAAGAGACATGAGAGATGAACATGGG TTGGCCAACCCAGGAACTATCACAAGAGTATGTAAAGATGAAGAAAACAG GTTTAAATACATGTTTATTGCTTTTGGGGCTTCATTGGATGGATGGAAGCAATGTAGACCAGTTATAGTGGTAGATGGAACATTTTTAAAGACGAAATGTGGAGGTACACTGTATGCAGCTTATGTTAAAGATGGAAACAATCAAAATTTTCCGCTCGCCTTTGGAATTGGGGATTTAGAAAATGACAATGCATGGATATGGTTCTTTACAAGACTAAAAGAAGCAATAGGAGATCGAGAAAACTTGTGCATTGTATCTGACAGGCATAAAAGCATCAAAAATGCAGTTGAACAAGTGTATCCTGGTGTATATCATGGAGTTTGTCTTTATCATTTGAAGCAAAATCTAAGGACTAAGTTTAGGGGATTACATGCGCATGCCATATTTGAAACTGCTTCAAGAGCGTACTCAGCTCAAGAATATTATTCTGCCATGGCTGAATTACAGAAAATTAGCCCTAAAATGACCACTTATCTTTTGGAAGCAAAACCAGAAAAATGGGCTCGGCCATTCTTTCCAACGAAAAGGTATAACATTCTTACAAGTAACATTGCTGAATCTATAAATGCAACAATTGTGCATGCGAGAGAATTGCCTATAACGTCGTTAATAGAAGCCATAAGAGAGATGCTTCAAAGATGGTTTTCAACAAGAAAAGAAGCAACAATCAACCAATTTGTTGAGGTGACAAAATGGGCAAATGATGAAATGGAGATCAAACTTGATGTGGCATTTCGAATGAAG GTAGATGCAATTGATGCAATGAAATCTAGTGTCACATATGGTGATCGATTGTTTGTGGTCGACTTGGAACAACATATGTGCACATGTAATGAATTTCAACTAGAGGGAATTCCATGTGCACATGCTATTGCAACAATTGAAAGCAAGTACTTGGACAAGTACAAATTTTGCTCAAATTGGTATAAAAATTCTGTTTTGAAAGAGACATATGCAAGATTAATTAATCCTCTTCCAGATAAAG